CGAGCTTTTGCGTCAGCAGATTCGCCGCCGTGTTGTCGCTGTAGCTGACCGCCGCACTGCACAGTTGCTGCCAGTTGATGCGCGCCGGAGCGACAAACTTCTCCGTCACCGGCGAGTACACCACCAGCGCCGAACGCGGGAATTGCGTGGTGTCCGTCAGCGCCAGCTCGCCTTTATCCACCTGGCTGAGTAAAGCACCGCACAGCAACGCTTTATGGGTACTGTTCAGCGGGAAACGCTCATCCCCACGGTAGCTCGCCGTTGTGCCGCTGGCGGTATCCACCACGGCCACGCCGATGCGCGCGCCAAGCTGCTGCTCCTGCAAACGTACAACCTCAGCCAGCCGGGCAGAGTCCATGCCAGCGGCATGCACCGACGGCAAACAAACCAACAGCAGAGAACAAATTGATTTCGGTGAGAAAAACATAGATATAATCCCTGACTATGCGAAGCGATACATTGAATGAAGAGATGAATAATACAGCATTACGCTACCGCGCGTTTGGAGACCCTTCAACCACACTGTGCGCCGAAACCACCCCGCTGCTGCCCTGCGCGCCGGGCATGCTTCGCGTCAAAATGTTACTGGCACCGGTCAATGCCTCGGATCTGATCCCGATTTCCGGTGCCTACAGCCACCGCATTACCCTGCCTGCGATTGCCGGGTATGAAGGCGTTGGCGTGGTGTGCGAAACCACGCCAGAAACCGCGCATTTACAGGGAAAACGCGTGCTGCCATTGCGCGGCCAGGGCACCTGGCAACAGTATGTTGACTGCCCGGCGGAGCTGGCCGTGCCGGTTCCCGATGATATCGACGATGCCCTTGCCGCCCGCGCCTATATTAATCCGCTGGCCGCGCAGATGATGCTGACGCACTATCCGCCGCAAGGCCAGCATGTGATAGTGACCGCCGCCGGTTCCGAATGCGCAGGCTACCTCGCGCAGTGGGCCAGACAGCGCGGTGCGAAAAGTGTTTCCGGGATCTATCGCTCCGCTGTGCATGCCAGCAGGCTGGCCGCAAGCGGAGTGATCCCTCTTCCTGAAACGGACAGCGCCGCCATTCGCCAGGCGGCGGCGAAAGCGGGCGTGGTGTATGACGCCACCGGCGGCGAGCTGGCCGAGCAGTTATTGCAGGCGTTGCTGACCCACGCGCAGTTTATCAGCTATGGCCTGCTCTCCGGGCAGCCATTCGGCATCCAGCGCCGCCTGCCAGTGGTGCACTGGTTCCACATCCGCAACCATCTCGACTCGCTTTCCGCCAGCGCCTGGCAGCAGACGTTTAGCGATATCTGGGCGCGGCTGCGCAAAAACCCGCCCGCAGACGTCACGCTGTTCCCGTTTGCCGACTGGCAGCAAGCTATCGCGTTTTACCACCAGCCGGGCCGGATAACAAAACCGCTGTTGTCGATGCGCTGATTTATATGCGGTCTGCGGAGTAGGCCAACTCACGCTGACCTTCGATTTCACGCAGCCGCGCGCCCAGCGTCGCCACTAAATGATCGTAAGCAATACTGCCGAGCGGCACCCGCAGCGGCGGGTTTTGCCGGTCGGCGACGGCGATAATTGCCTCTACTGTACGATCCGCATCGCCGGTAATGGCGAAATCACCGTTGGCAATGCCGCGCCGCACATCGCCAGCGGGCGTGGCATCATAAATTTCCAGTGGCCGGGCATGATCGAGGCCGCCGCCAAAACCGGTCTGTGTCGGGCCGGGTTCGGCAATCACCACATCAATCGCAAAAGGTTTGACTTCCTGCGCCAGCGACTCAAGAAAACCTTCAATGCCCCATTTACTGGCGTGATAGAGGCTGAAATTGGGATAGGCCACCTGCCCGCCTTCTGATGAAACCTGCACAATGCGCCCGCCGCCCTGCGCCCGCAGCCACGGCAGCACCGCGCGCACCAGTTGAATTGAGCCGGTCAGATTGGTGGCGATTTGCCGTTCGATCTGCGCATCGCTGACCTCTTCCGCCGCGCCAAACAGCCCGTAACCAGCATTGCTCACCACCCGGTCAATTCGGCCGAGCGTGCTGAAGGCGCGGTCGATTTCCACGCGCAGCGCCGCGGTATCTGTCATGTCAAAACGGCAAAGATGCAACTGCCCGCCATACTGCGCCTGAAGATCGCTCAGCGCATCAGCACGACGAACGCAGGCCGCAACGCGGTCGCCGCGCGCCAGTAATTTTTGCGTCATTGATAAACCCAGCCCGGAAGACGCGCCGGTAATCAGCCATGTCAACATAGTGACCTCCTGAAGTGAGTGGATCTGTAGCCTACACCGCCGCCGGTGCTAGAATAAGACTCACCAATCGACATGAAGTGGTGCAAAAAATTCAACAATGAAAAATGTCAGCCTTAGCGATTTGAAAGCGTTTCTCCTTGTGGCCCGTTTGCAGAGTTTTCAGCAGGCCGCGGGTGAGCTGGGTGTTTCCCGCTCGGCGCTCAGCCACGCCATGCGCGCGCTGGAAACCCGGCTGGGCGTCCGCTTGTTGCACCGGACGACCCGCAGCGTGTCACTGACTCAGCAAGGCGCGGCTTTTCTGCAACGGCTCGATCCGCTGCTGAATGCGCTGGACGATGTGCTCGACAGCACCCGTTTTCAGCCGCAGGAGCTGCACGGTACGCTGCGCATCAACGCCAATGAAGGCGGCGCCCGCTGGCTGTTACAGCATGTGGTGGTGGACTTTTTACGCGCCCATCCACAGGTGGAGCTGGATCTGGTTACCGATGGCCGTCTGGTGGATATCGTGGCTGCCGGTTTTGACGCCGGAGTCCGGCTGGCGGAAGCGGTGCCGCGCGACATGATTGCCGTACCGTTTGGCGGTGACATCCGCTTTATCACTATCGCTGCGCCCGCTTACCTTGAACAGGCAGGAACGCCGCAAACGCCGGAGGATTTATTGCAGCACCGCTGCATCGCGCAGCGTCTGCCGGGCGGCAAACGCTATCGCTGGGAGTTTATGCGCGACGGTAAGCCGTTAACGCTGAATGTGCCCGGCACGCTGTGTCTGGATAACAGTGCGCTGATGGTGGAAGCGGTCGTGCTGGGGCTGGGCATCGCCTATGTGCCGGAACCGTATGCCCGCCAGGCGCTCAACGACGGGCTGGCGGTGCAGGTTCTTGAAACGTGGTGCCCGCCGATTGCGGGGTTGTGCCTTTACTACGCCAGCCACCGGCACGTTCCGGCGACGCTCAGGGCGTTTATTGCCGCAATCCGTGCCGTGGCGTAATCGTTTTTTTGTATTAACCGAAAGAGTGACCGCCAATATTGAGTATTTTCACAATCCGCTCTTTTTCCTGAATCATAAAAAAAACACGGTCTTCGTCACTTAAGCGGATGCTGAAGAGCTGGATACTTCTTTTCTGTTTGACCTGTTTATAACAAAATTTACTGCCCATCAATTTAGCTGCATCTCGTGGATGGTTTCCGGCACGAATAAGCCGCCGCCACATATAGTAGTTTTTCATGTACAGCGGCTCAACGTGGATATGTTTGTTGAGCCGGTATTTGCTCCTTGGCTCCGTTTCATCAACTATCCATATTTTACTCTCACCGATCGTGCCTGATTTACTGACATGCTTTCGGTAATGTTTAACCGAGCCGGATATTGAGGAGTGCCGTGAAGATGACGGCGCGGTATATACTGAATGTGAAAAACTGCTCACCGATTCAGCATTGTTTTCATCGGCAGTAAAATACTCGTCTTCACTGGCGGTAAAATACTCCGAATCTGTAATAATGCTCTCCAGATCGTCATCATTTAATTCAATCAAATACATGTAAACCTCGTTACATTCCATTGTTAAAGGCGTTGCCACAGAGACCTGCAACCTTAAGTATATTCTGAACAAATATTAGCAATGGGGAGCAAAACCGGGCAAGACGTTAATAATATTAAGACACCGGAAGCTGCGTTATCTCTCTTATTAAAATAAAAAAGATCGCCAATCATCGCTTCGGTACATCTGATACGCCTGTATTCGCAAATTTCGTGCGTTTGCCCGCGCCCGCCTGCCATACTTCAGGCGGCACAGAACCACACCGGAGGAGAGATGCTGATTGCTCAGCTCACTGATATTCACGCCGCGCCTGATAACGACAATCTCGCACGGCTGCATAACGCCATTGACTGGCTGCTGGCCCTGCAACCTGATTTGCTGGTGGTCAGCGGGGATTTAACCGACGATGGCTGGCACGAAGGCTATCTGGCGATTGCCGCAGAGCTACAACGGTTGCACTGCCGCACACACATTATCCCCGGCAATGCCGACGATAAAGCGGTGATGTGCGCCAGCCTGCCCGCCTTTGCCCGTCATCGCGCCACTGACGCCATGCACTTTTGCCAGCAGCTTGACGGTGTGGCGGTCATTGGCCTGGATGTGACCGTCGCGGGCGAAAGCCGGGGCGATATCCGCCCGCATCTGCCGTGGCTGAAAAGCGCACTCGCCGCCAGCCCGCAACCGGCACTGCTGTTTTTGCATCAGCACCTGTTCCCCAGCGGCATCGCGCCGCTCGATAGCGCGATGTGTGATGGCGCAGAGGAACTGCGCCAGTTGCTTAACACCCTGCCATTTCCGCCGCTGGCGCTGTGCAGCGGGCACGTTCACCGGCCGATGAGCGCGACCTTTGCCGGAATTCCGGCTTATATTTGCGGCTCCATCTGCCCGGCGAACCCACTGATGCTGGATGCGCAGCACCTGCCACCAGTGAGCGATCCGCCAGCGCTGATGATCCATCAGATCCGCGAGCGCCGGCTGGTAAGCCATTTTGTTAGCGTTTAGCGCCTGGCCGCCGTCTCAGCAAACAGACGGCGCTGCGGTTCAGGCCAGCCCTGGCTGCCATCCCTGCAAATCACCTGCCGGTGAGGAAAAGAAGGTTTCCGGGCTGAGATCGTTCTATGTTCGACAACTTATGCTTTCCCGTTACCGCACATCTCTATCAATTTCCGTAGCCCTGATATTGATGCACCTGCAAATATCATCGTTACGAAAATACTGATAATGAGATAGCGCCATTCTTTGTCAATACATACGCCTTTGCCATTTTTGGCACTCGCCATACCAATAATCTTTTTAGGATTTTTTCAGGAAATAAAACATTGCATTACCACTGAAATATTATAAAAAGAAAAACGCCACTTTACGGTTATTTTAATTACTGGCGGGATAAGGGAATAAATATCCCGTTCATCTTTATCTTATGGAGGAATTATTTAATGAGCATCCATCCAAAATATACCTGCTCACCCGGTCACGCGCGTCTTATTAGTACCGGGGTTTATCTCCCGGAAGGCCGGGTAAGTTCCCGGGAGCTGATGGAACAACTCGATTCACCGCAGCGCTTCGGCCTGAATCGCAACTGGCTGGCGCGGCTGACCGGCGTGCGGGAGCGCTGCGTCGCCGCTGATCATCTGCAACCCTCCGATTTGGCCGTGCGTGCCGTGCGTGATGCGCTGGCGCGTGCCGAAATCAAATTAGACGATATTGACGCGTTGATTTTTGCCGGTGTATTCCGCGATTTTCACGAACCGGCAACTGCGCATATTGTGGCACATAAGCTCGGCGCAAATATTCCCACCGCGTTTGATGTCAGTAATGCCTGCCACAGTTTTGAAGACGCGCTGCATATTATGGATGGGCTCATTGCGGCGGGCCAGGTTAAATATGGCTTAATTGTCACCGGCGAAACCAGCTATCGCATGCGCCATGAAGCGATAAACAGGTTGCAACAAACCACCGACCGCGAACTTTTTATGGAGCTTTGTGCAGGGTTAAATGTCGGTGATTGCGGCGCGGCAATGATCGTCGGGGCGAAAAAAGATCCGCATGTCGGCTTTATGGGATTTATGAAAGAATCCCGCTCGCACTATTATCACTACAGCACCAGCGGCCCGGCCTGTTCCGATCATTTATTAAAGGTGTGGATGACGCCGCTGGTGGACGAAGCCATCAGCATGGGCGAAGCGATGTTTCCGGCGTTTATGGATAATCTCGGCTGGAGCCGCAACGAAATTAAAGCCTGCGTTTCACACCAGGCCTCAACCTCGCAAATCCAGAGAATGGCCGGTTATATGGATGTGGACCCGGCCCTGTTTGTGGAAACCATCAGCACCATGGGCAACCTGATCAGCGGCAATGCGACCGTTGGGCTGCACATACTGGCAGAGCGCCAGCAGCTTAAACCGGGTGACAAAGTGGTTCTCGTCGGTGGCGGCAGCGGAATTGTTGGCAGCCATATGGGGCTAATCTGGGAATAAGCGAATACACAGAAGTGCCGTTACATCGTGCGCCGGGGTAAAGCCTCCGGCGTTCGCTTTACTTTTCCCCTTCCCAGTAATCCACGCCCTCGCCGCGAAAATCAACCCGGCGAAAATCTTCTTTCCCGTTAATGCGCGCTCTGGCGAGGAATTTATCAGCGTCGGGGTATTCGCAAATTTCCGGGCTTTCCATGGTGCTGATCGAGATATAGCGTAACGGTTGATCGGAGGTGTTGATAATCTGATGCGGCCATGCCTTTCCCGGTGGAACACAGATCACATCACCCTCTTCAATCGCCCGCTCCTCCTCGCCAATACGCAGTGTTCCACGCCCGTTCAGCACGATAAACATCTCTTCCTGCGCATGATGCAGATGAAACGGGCAGCAGCGTTTACCCGGCGGCAACGTATCGATTGACGCGCCAAGCTTGCTGGCGGCGGTGCCTTTGGTCAGCGAACCGCCCAGGGATTCATACAGCGGCGGGCGAACAAAATGTTCCATCTCAATGGTATTAAAGTTGCGGATAACAAAGGGTACAGCGGTATTCGCACTCATAAGCAGTTCCTGAAATAAGGTGACACCTCAGTATTGGAACGACCCATTCTGCCTGTCAATTTGTTCAGCCAGCATTTGATGGAAGATACGCGTCGCCATCGACAGCGTGCGCTGGCGCGGCAGGCAGAGATCCACTTTCACTGTGCCCATCAGCGGATCCGCCAGCGGCACGGCGACAAAATCCTCGTGCCCGGTGGTGTCGTTAACGTTCAGTTGCGGCAGGATCAACAGCGCCAGCCCTTGCCGCGCCAGCGCTTTCTGCACTTCCAGCGAACTGGCGATATAACACAAATCAAAATGCAGATTCTCCCGCCGGGCGGCGGATTCGAGCAGTTGCCGCACCGCATAGCTGGCAGGCGGAATAGCCAGCGGATGACGGGCAAGATCGGTGAGCGTCAGCAGGCTTTTCTTCGCCAGCGGATGGTGCGCTGCCATCAACACTTTGTGCTGCAACGCACAGTAGTGCGTCACCTGCAGCTCCGCGCTGACCGGCATATAAAACGCCAGCGCCACATCAGCATGACCGCTGATTAATTGTTCGGCGACATGCGGCGCACTGCCAATATCAATGTCAAACGAAACCGCAGGATAACGCTGGCGGAAGGTGCAGATAACCGGCGCGATAAACGCAGCGATCAGGCTCTCTGCCGCGCAGATACGCACCGTGCCGGACACCACACTTTGCGTGCTGGAGATGCGCTCTTTTACCGCATCCAGTTCGCGTAAGGTGGCATCCACGGCCTGGGCGAGAAATTCCCCTTCCCGCGTCAGTTTGATACCGCGCGGCGTGCGCTCGATCAGCGGTGCGCCATAGTGGTGTTCCAGAATATCGATTTGCCGCGTGACGGCCCCCGGCGCGACAAACAATTTATCAGCGGCATCACGCAACGAACTGGATTTCGCTACCTGGCTAAAATAGCGCAGCGCGCGTAATTGCATATTTCCCCCACCTTGTATTGCCGTTATTACACCCTTTGTCACCTTATTACGTTGGTGTTCGGATTGACAAATCAGCGGGGCAATCCTCTATTTTTTCTTTCCGCTGCACTGTAAACAGGCACGACGAACAATAATCGTGCAAAAACAAGATTGGTTTTTATCTTGCAGGGAGAAAAAACAGTTTAATAATCATCAGGATGATATATCTTTTGCGAAAAATATTTGCGCACTGCTAACGAAATGAAAGCACGGTTTAAGTGCAGAGCCAGGAAACTTATTTTCTGTCAGTCAATACAGATCGCCGGATGAAAATAAAAATATCAGACAATTCAAAAAATTAGACAAAGTAATACTATTTTCTTATTTATATTCCCCGCCCTCCAGTGAGCACATTTTTTACGCACTGCTCCTGCACAATTGTGATAGTGAACATTATCTGTGCTTGTTATATCTCAGCCATGTTGTTAATTCGTCTCAACCCCTGAGGAAGACTGTTTATGGCAAACGAAATAAACCCCGCAGCCACGCCGCCAAAAGCGACGCGTAAAGAAGTGATCGCCGTTGTCCTGGGTGCCGCCGTCGAGTTTTTTGATTTCAGCGCTTACGCCACCTTTGCAGTGATGATCGGCCATGTTTTCTTTCCCTCGGATAATCCATTTACCAGTTTGTTATTGTCCGTTTCGGTATTTGGCATCGGCTTTATTGTCCGACCGCTGGGCGCCATTTTTATTGGCAGCTACGCCGACCGCGTTGGGCGCAAACCGGCAATGTTATTAACCATGGTATTTATGACCATCGGCACCGGTGGCCTGGTCTTCCTGCCGGGATATGAAACCATTGGCATGGCTGCGCCGGTTTTACTGGTACTGGTGCGTATGTTGCAGGGGCTGGCCTGGGGCGGCGAAGCTGGCCCGGCAACCACGTTTATTATGGAAGCCGCGCCCGCGGGCAAACGTGCCTTCTACACCAGTTGGCAGATTGTCGCCCAGGGTCTGGCAGGCATCAGCGCGGGCGTGATTGGCTATATGCTCACGGTATTGCTGTCACCGCACGATCTCGCCGCCTGGGGCTGGCGCGTGCCGTTCGCTTTCGGACTGTTGATCCTGCCTATCGCCATCTATCTGCGCCGCAATCTGCGCGAGACTTATCAGTCTGACAACAGCGAGGCCAGCCACTCCACCGGCAGCCTGCTCGGTGAAGTGGTGAAGAACTATCGCGGGCTGGTGCTGACCGGAATTTTTATCCTCTCCGGTAGCACCATCACGCAATATTTTCTCAACTATATGACCACTTACGCGCTCAACGAACTGGCGTTTACGCCGGGCAGCGCCATGGCGTCCACGATTCTGATTGGCGTCTGCGTGGTGGTCTTTTCGCTGGTCGGCGGCTGGATGGCGGATCGCGTTGGCAGAAAGATGACCATCATCGCCCCACGTCTGATCCTGCTGCTGTTGTTACTGCCGGGGCTTGAGATCATCAACACCTGGCGCAGCGAAATGGTGTTCTACAGCGTGATCACCGTCTTTGCTGCCCTGCAATGCATCAGCGGTTCCGGCGTGCTCGTCGTGCTGTGCGAAAACTTCCCGAAATATGTGCGATCCACCGGCTTTTCTATCGCCTTTGCCTTTGGCATTACGCTGTTTGGCGGCACTGCGCAGATTGTCTTTTCATGGCTGATCAAAGTGACCGGCAACCCGGTTTCTCCCGGTTACTACCTGATTGCCGCCAATATTCTCTGTCTGGCCGCCACCGTGTTGCTGAAAGAGCGTAAAGCTCCGCAGCCTGTGCTGGCACGCCGTCGCACCACCGTTCAGTAATCAAGGAGGAAGCCATGAAAACCGTCATGAACTGGCAAGAATGGGCAGCGCACGATGCCACTGCGCTGGCAGAACGGGTGCAGCAAGGTGAGATCAGCGCCGCCGAACTGGCCCAGCAGGCGCAGGCCGCCGTCAGCCTGATCAACCCGCAAATCGGTTCCGTGGTGGAACTGTTTGCTGATGCGATCGCCGCGCCGCAGACCGATGGCACGCGGCTCGACGGCCCGTTTCGCGGCGTGCCGTTTCTGATGAAAGATCTCGGCCCCGGCGTGAAAAACCGTTTGCAGGAGCAAGGCTCGAAATTTATGCAAGGCAACCGCCCGGCGGAAGATGCGTTTCTCACCACGCAAATCCGCGCCGCCGGGCTGAACATTATTGGCCGCACCACTACGCCGGAGTTTGGCGTTTGCGGCTCGGTGGAAAACCCAGAAGTTTATGTGACCCGCAACCCCTGGAACCCGGCCTATACCACTTTCGGCTCGTCGGCCGGTTCTTGCGCCTCAGTCGCGGCGGGAATCGTACCGCTGGCGCATGCTACGGACGGCGGCGGCTCGATTCGCATCCCGGCGGGTTCCCACGGGTTGATTGGGCTAAAAAGTTCGCGCGGCGTGTTATCCATCGCCCCGGCGCTTTCCGATATTACCGGCTTTGTTTCCACGCAGGGCTGCGTCAGCCGCAGCGTTCGCGACACGGCGCGGTTTATCGACAGTTGCCGGGGCGGCGCACCGGGCGAGTTTATGCCCTACTGGGAAAGCAAACAGCCCTACAGCGAGATGATTAAGCACGATCCTGCACCGCTGCGTATTGCCGTCTCCCACGAGTGGGGCAACTACCGTTCCGATGCACATTTTGTCAGCGAGCTGGAGCGCACCGTGCGTTTGCTGGAAGAGCTGGGCCACCATGTTGAATGGGTAACGCCGCAGGTTGATTTCGCGCTGGCGTTTGAGGCGCAAACGACCTGCTATATCAGCAACTTTGCGCAGTTTATTCAGCGTCTGCTGGAGAAAAAAGGGCTGAGTTCGCCGCCGGAGGATCTGGTGGAGCCGATCAACATTCGTCTCTGGCAGAAAGGCATTGATATGTCCTACAGCGAACGCTGGAAAATGCAGGACGCCTTTAACACCGTATCGCGCGATTTGGGGCGTTTTTTCCAGCAGTGGGATATGATCCTGACGCCGACATTCTCCAAACCGACGCCACTGCTGGGCGAGAAAAAATACCTGACGCTGAGCGATAACCCGGATGTGATGGACTGGTTCTATAACCTGTGGGATATCTTTTCTTACACCCCGCTCGCCAGCCTGACCGGAACCGCCGGGATCTCGATCCCGCTCTCCTGGCAGCAGTCCGGCATTCCGCTGGGCATGCATTTTCAAACCCGCCAGGCCAACGACGGCCAGTTGTTACAGCTCGCCGCCCAGCTTGAACGCGCGCTCGGCGGCAGCTTTATCCGCAACACGGTGCCGCAGGTACACGTGAGCCGGTGAATATTGGCGGTTAGCTCATCGCTATGCCCGGTAGCGTGACGCTTACCGGGCCGACAAATATTGCCGTCAACCCCAGGCCTGATAAGCGTCACGCCATCCGGCCTGGATCGGGATCAGAACCTCCTGACGGCGCAGCACATATTAAATTGATTATTTACTCAACGACTCTTTGCTAGCGTATTTACGCTTAAACAATTGCAGCAGCCCTTTCACCGTGACATCTAACTGGCTGCCCTCTTCATAAATGGCAGGCACGACATAATTAGCGCGTTCCTCTGCTATCAATTTTTCAACTTTTCCCTGCGTTTTGGTTGTCTTCCATTTATCCGGGTCAAAAACAGCAAGTGAGACACCGCCCTGATAGCGCACCATTTTCATTGACGGAATATCCGTATCACCATCGCCAAAATAAATCATTCGCTGAAACGGTATCTCTCGCAGTTCAGGCTCGATAAATCTGTTTACCGCTTCATTATTCCAGGAATTATCAATCCCTTTGTTTATGCGAAAAAGAAACTGTGTTTTTGTCGTGTAATTAATCGCCTGAGCGGGCCAGATGGCTACAGTGCCATTGGCGGAATAGTGATATTTACAGGCGAAAATCATGCGAAATTTGTCACCAATTGCCGTTCCGCGAATCATCGCATCCAGCCCGCTGGAGATAATGTAATGGTA
The Kosakonia oryzae genome window above contains:
- a CDS encoding amidase; amino-acid sequence: MKTVMNWQEWAAHDATALAERVQQGEISAAELAQQAQAAVSLINPQIGSVVELFADAIAAPQTDGTRLDGPFRGVPFLMKDLGPGVKNRLQEQGSKFMQGNRPAEDAFLTTQIRAAGLNIIGRTTTPEFGVCGSVENPEVYVTRNPWNPAYTTFGSSAGSCASVAAGIVPLAHATDGGGSIRIPAGSHGLIGLKSSRGVLSIAPALSDITGFVSTQGCVSRSVRDTARFIDSCRGGAPGEFMPYWESKQPYSEMIKHDPAPLRIAVSHEWGNYRSDAHFVSELERTVRLLEELGHHVEWVTPQVDFALAFEAQTTCYISNFAQFIQRLLEKKGLSSPPEDLVEPINIRLWQKGIDMSYSERWKMQDAFNTVSRDLGRFFQQWDMILTPTFSKPTPLLGEKKYLTLSDNPDVMDWFYNLWDIFSYTPLASLTGTAGISIPLSWQQSGIPLGMHFQTRQANDGQLLQLAAQLERALGGSFIRNTVPQVHVSR
- a CDS encoding MFS transporter, with product MANEINPAATPPKATRKEVIAVVLGAAVEFFDFSAYATFAVMIGHVFFPSDNPFTSLLLSVSVFGIGFIVRPLGAIFIGSYADRVGRKPAMLLTMVFMTIGTGGLVFLPGYETIGMAAPVLLVLVRMLQGLAWGGEAGPATTFIMEAAPAGKRAFYTSWQIVAQGLAGISAGVIGYMLTVLLSPHDLAAWGWRVPFAFGLLILPIAIYLRRNLRETYQSDNSEASHSTGSLLGEVVKNYRGLVLTGIFILSGSTITQYFLNYMTTYALNELAFTPGSAMASTILIGVCVVVFSLVGGWMADRVGRKMTIIAPRLILLLLLLPGLEIINTWRSEMVFYSVITVFAALQCISGSGVLVVLCENFPKYVRSTGFSIAFAFGITLFGGTAQIVFSWLIKVTGNPVSPGYYLIAANILCLAATVLLKERKAPQPVLARRRTTVQ
- a CDS encoding 3-oxoacyl-ACP synthase III family protein; this translates as MSIHPKYTCSPGHARLISTGVYLPEGRVSSRELMEQLDSPQRFGLNRNWLARLTGVRERCVAADHLQPSDLAVRAVRDALARAEIKLDDIDALIFAGVFRDFHEPATAHIVAHKLGANIPTAFDVSNACHSFEDALHIMDGLIAAGQVKYGLIVTGETSYRMRHEAINRLQQTTDRELFMELCAGLNVGDCGAAMIVGAKKDPHVGFMGFMKESRSHYYHYSTSGPACSDHLLKVWMTPLVDEAISMGEAMFPAFMDNLGWSRNEIKACVSHQASTSQIQRMAGYMDVDPALFVETISTMGNLISGNATVGLHILAERQQLKPGDKVVLVGGGSGIVGSHMGLIWE
- a CDS encoding zinc-dependent alcohol dehydrogenase family protein; protein product: MNNTALRYRAFGDPSTTLCAETTPLLPCAPGMLRVKMLLAPVNASDLIPISGAYSHRITLPAIAGYEGVGVVCETTPETAHLQGKRVLPLRGQGTWQQYVDCPAELAVPVPDDIDDALAARAYINPLAAQMMLTHYPPQGQHVIVTAAGSECAGYLAQWARQRGAKSVSGIYRSAVHASRLAASGVIPLPETDSAAIRQAAAKAGVVYDATGGELAEQLLQALLTHAQFISYGLLSGQPFGIQRRLPVVHWFHIRNHLDSLSASAWQQTFSDIWARLRKNPPADVTLFPFADWQQAIAFYHQPGRITKPLLSMR
- a CDS encoding LysR family transcriptional regulator; its protein translation is MQLRALRYFSQVAKSSSLRDAADKLFVAPGAVTRQIDILEHHYGAPLIERTPRGIKLTREGEFLAQAVDATLRELDAVKERISSTQSVVSGTVRICAAESLIAAFIAPVICTFRQRYPAVSFDIDIGSAPHVAEQLISGHADVALAFYMPVSAELQVTHYCALQHKVLMAAHHPLAKKSLLTLTDLARHPLAIPPASYAVRQLLESAARRENLHFDLCYIASSLEVQKALARQGLALLILPQLNVNDTTGHEDFVAVPLADPLMGTVKVDLCLPRQRTLSMATRIFHQMLAEQIDRQNGSFQY
- a CDS encoding LysR family transcriptional regulator, yielding MKNVSLSDLKAFLLVARLQSFQQAAGELGVSRSALSHAMRALETRLGVRLLHRTTRSVSLTQQGAAFLQRLDPLLNALDDVLDSTRFQPQELHGTLRINANEGGARWLLQHVVVDFLRAHPQVELDLVTDGRLVDIVAAGFDAGVRLAEAVPRDMIAVPFGGDIRFITIAAPAYLEQAGTPQTPEDLLQHRCIAQRLPGGKRYRWEFMRDGKPLTLNVPGTLCLDNSALMVEAVVLGLGIAYVPEPYARQALNDGLAVQVLETWCPPIAGLCLYYASHRHVPATLRAFIAAIRAVA
- a CDS encoding cupin domain-containing protein, with the protein product MSANTAVPFVIRNFNTIEMEHFVRPPLYESLGGSLTKGTAASKLGASIDTLPPGKRCCPFHLHHAQEEMFIVLNGRGTLRIGEEERAIEEGDVICVPPGKAWPHQIINTSDQPLRYISISTMESPEICEYPDADKFLARARINGKEDFRRVDFRGEGVDYWEGEK
- a CDS encoding metallophosphoesterase; translated protein: MLIAQLTDIHAAPDNDNLARLHNAIDWLLALQPDLLVVSGDLTDDGWHEGYLAIAAELQRLHCRTHIIPGNADDKAVMCASLPAFARHRATDAMHFCQQLDGVAVIGLDVTVAGESRGDIRPHLPWLKSALAASPQPALLFLHQHLFPSGIAPLDSAMCDGAEELRQLLNTLPFPPLALCSGHVHRPMSATFAGIPAYICGSICPANPLMLDAQHLPPVSDPPALMIHQIRERRLVSHFVSV
- a CDS encoding SDR family oxidoreductase, giving the protein MLTWLITGASSGLGLSMTQKLLARGDRVAACVRRADALSDLQAQYGGQLHLCRFDMTDTAALRVEIDRAFSTLGRIDRVVSNAGYGLFGAAEEVSDAQIERQIATNLTGSIQLVRAVLPWLRAQGGGRIVQVSSEGGQVAYPNFSLYHASKWGIEGFLESLAQEVKPFAIDVVIAEPGPTQTGFGGGLDHARPLEIYDATPAGDVRRGIANGDFAITGDADRTVEAIIAVADRQNPPLRVPLGSIAYDHLVATLGARLREIEGQRELAYSADRI
- a CDS encoding HAD family hydrolase, translated to MKCALVYDFDGTLADGDCAQHGLMPALGINDVGAFWQEVKQRAAENDGDEILSYLGLLVEKASQTNPQELSVNNLKRHGKSIPLYPGVAGWFDRINKYADDNGLELYHYIISSGLDAMIRGTAIGDKFRMIFACKYHYSANGTVAIWPAQAINYTTKTQFLFRINKGIDNSWNNEAVNRFIEPELREIPFQRMIYFGDGDTDIPSMKMVRYQGGVSLAVFDPDKWKTTKTQGKVEKLIAEERANYVVPAIYEEGSQLDVTVKGLLQLFKRKYASKESLSK